Proteins found in one Aethina tumida isolate Nest 87 chromosome 1, icAetTumi1.1, whole genome shotgun sequence genomic segment:
- the LOC109597346 gene encoding protein halfway-like isoform X2 → MSVFTNQMVEGVGISKNNLTSVTALHIRNATLDALNLTSSLWRGLEFLSITDGQIKTVVGEFGKHTHISCLNLSSNGINEFIGRPLSNLYKLKFLDLSQNNLTEIPLFKMEGNVTLDISGIPYMECSKISKALERNQLDFVNGNKTFCQTSKHYEWFKSVENLTLATCIENHKVSKMCIANCTCNPLRMDILPGKPASISVAVNCSGKQFLSLPTPLPANTISLDVSNNNITSLKEISHPSYQHLRKFYADNNQIRSIQPLEGANLGLRLLSLRNNCIRTLETYVLDNLEPDRQPSHSVYLSGNNLYCDCNTAKDLTVWLLTKKSYVVDDDDILCDNLNNVRVKELNSAKLCINDEKDWTDYIYYIITAEVAMLVGLIAKVSYDYWVFKTAGYLPWPASKMPKLPCDWLCE, encoded by the exons ATGAGTGTTTTTACAAACCAG ATGGTCGAAGGAGTGGGTATTTCTAAAAACAATCTCACTTCTGTCACTGCTTTGCACATTCGAAACGCCACTTTGGATGCACTGAATCTGACCTCGAGCTTATGGAGAGGTTTAGAATTCTTGTCGATTACAGATGGACAGATTAAAACTGTAGTAGGAGAGTTTGgaaaacacacacacatttcTTGTTTGAACCTCTCCTCTAATGGAATCAATGAGTTTATAGGCAGGCCTTTgtctaatttatacaaattaaaatttttggactTGTCGCAGAATAATCTGACTGAAATTCCACTGTTTAAAATGGAAGGAAATGTTACTCTGGATATTTCAG gaatTCCATACATGGAATGCAGCAAGATATCAAAAGCCTTAGAACGAAACCAATTGGATTTTGTCAATGGTAACAAAACATTCTGTCAGACCTCAAAACACTATGAGTGGTTCAAGTCTGTTGAAAATCTTACCCTTGCAACGTGCATCGAAAATCACAAA GTGTCGAAAATGTGCATTGCAAATTGTACTTGCAATCCCTTAAGAATGGATATCTTGCCTGGCAAACCTGCTTCCATTTCTGTCGCAGTTAATTGTTCAGGCAAACAGTTCCTTTCGCTTCCGACTCCTTTGCCCGCAAACACAATTTCTTTGGACGTCTCAAATAACAAC ATAACATCGTTGAAGGAAATAAGCCACCCCTCCTACCAGCATCTTCGAAAGTTTTACGCGGACAACAATCAAATTCGATCGATTCAACCTTTGGAGGGTGCGAATCTTGGTTTGAGGCTTCTAAGTTTGCGTAACAACTGTATCAGAACT ttgGAAACCTATGTCCTTGACAACTTGGAACCAGATCGTCAACCCTCACATTCTGTCTATTTGAGCGGTAACAATTTGTACTGCGACTGTAACACTGCCAAAGACCTAACA GTGTGGCTTTTGACGAAAAAATCTTACGTGGTGGACGACGACGATATACTATGTGATAACTTAAACAACGTAAGGGTAAAGGAACTGAACTCCGCGAAATTATGCATCAACGACGAAAAAGATTGGACCGACTAtatctattatataattacagcCGAAGTAGCGATGCTTGTCGGTCTTATTGCTAAAGTTTCGTATGATTATTGGGTGTTCAAAACTGCCGGCTATTTACCTTGGCCTGCCAGCAAAATGCCCAAGTTGCCATGTGACTGGCTTTGTGAGTGA
- the LOC109597346 gene encoding protein halfway-like isoform X1, whose translation MLLRLIIWSSIVLIGNCQQTETVPLSCLKTNECFYKPGDDHCPSINEPRCRKLNCTGAVLCCDVTNFQMVEGVGISKNNLTSVTALHIRNATLDALNLTSSLWRGLEFLSITDGQIKTVVGEFGKHTHISCLNLSSNGINEFIGRPLSNLYKLKFLDLSQNNLTEIPLFKMEGNVTLDISGIPYMECSKISKALERNQLDFVNGNKTFCQTSKHYEWFKSVENLTLATCIENHKVSKMCIANCTCNPLRMDILPGKPASISVAVNCSGKQFLSLPTPLPANTISLDVSNNNITSLKEISHPSYQHLRKFYADNNQIRSIQPLEGANLGLRLLSLRNNCIRTLETYVLDNLEPDRQPSHSVYLSGNNLYCDCNTAKDLTVWLLTKKSYVVDDDDILCDNLNNVRVKELNSAKLCINDEKDWTDYIYYIITAEVAMLVGLIAKVSYDYWVFKTAGYLPWPASKMPKLPCDWLCE comes from the exons atgttATTACGTCTTATAATCTGGTCATCAATCGTCCTTATTGGAAACTGCCAACAGACTGAAACTGTACCACTGAGCTGCCTTAAAACCAATGAGTGTTTTTACAAACCAGGTGATGATCATTGTCCATCAATAAACGAACCGCGTTGCAGAAAACTGAATTGCACTGGAGCAGTATTGTGTTGTGATGTGACCAATTTTCAGATGGTCGAAGGAGTGGGTATTTCTAAAAACAATCTCACTTCTGTCACTGCTTTGCACATTCGAAACGCCACTTTGGATGCACTGAATCTGACCTCGAGCTTATGGAGAGGTTTAGAATTCTTGTCGATTACAGATGGACAGATTAAAACTGTAGTAGGAGAGTTTGgaaaacacacacacatttcTTGTTTGAACCTCTCCTCTAATGGAATCAATGAGTTTATAGGCAGGCCTTTgtctaatttatacaaattaaaatttttggactTGTCGCAGAATAATCTGACTGAAATTCCACTGTTTAAAATGGAAGGAAATGTTACTCTGGATATTTCAG gaatTCCATACATGGAATGCAGCAAGATATCAAAAGCCTTAGAACGAAACCAATTGGATTTTGTCAATGGTAACAAAACATTCTGTCAGACCTCAAAACACTATGAGTGGTTCAAGTCTGTTGAAAATCTTACCCTTGCAACGTGCATCGAAAATCACAAA GTGTCGAAAATGTGCATTGCAAATTGTACTTGCAATCCCTTAAGAATGGATATCTTGCCTGGCAAACCTGCTTCCATTTCTGTCGCAGTTAATTGTTCAGGCAAACAGTTCCTTTCGCTTCCGACTCCTTTGCCCGCAAACACAATTTCTTTGGACGTCTCAAATAACAAC ATAACATCGTTGAAGGAAATAAGCCACCCCTCCTACCAGCATCTTCGAAAGTTTTACGCGGACAACAATCAAATTCGATCGATTCAACCTTTGGAGGGTGCGAATCTTGGTTTGAGGCTTCTAAGTTTGCGTAACAACTGTATCAGAACT ttgGAAACCTATGTCCTTGACAACTTGGAACCAGATCGTCAACCCTCACATTCTGTCTATTTGAGCGGTAACAATTTGTACTGCGACTGTAACACTGCCAAAGACCTAACA GTGTGGCTTTTGACGAAAAAATCTTACGTGGTGGACGACGACGATATACTATGTGATAACTTAAACAACGTAAGGGTAAAGGAACTGAACTCCGCGAAATTATGCATCAACGACGAAAAAGATTGGACCGACTAtatctattatataattacagcCGAAGTAGCGATGCTTGTCGGTCTTATTGCTAAAGTTTCGTATGATTATTGGGTGTTCAAAACTGCCGGCTATTTACCTTGGCCTGCCAGCAAAATGCCCAAGTTGCCATGTGACTGGCTTTGTGAGTGA